In bacterium, the genomic stretch AGTGGTCCGCGGCGAGAGCCTGGACGCGGTGATCGAGGGCAGCGGCCGTGAGCGGGACGGCATTCTGCTGCAGAGCGCGGCCTGGGTCCGCCTGGAGAATATCACGGTCCGCGGCGCGCGCCGCTCCGGCTGCAGCGTGCGCTACTGCCGCAACATCGCCATCTCCGGCTGCCGTTTCGCCGACAACGAGGTCTGGGGCATTTTCACCAGCTTCGCCGATGATGTCCTGTTCGAAAACAACGAGTGCTGCGGCTCGAAGCGCCAGCACGGGATCTACCACAGCAACTCGGGCGATGGCTTCGTGATCCGCGGCAACCGGGTCCACGACAACGCGGGCAACGGCATCCACCTCAACGGCGACCCCGAGATCGAGGGCGGCGATGGTATCCTGAACCGCGGCCTGGTCGAGGGCAACGTGATCTGGAACAACGGCCGGGCCGGCGGCGCCGGGATCAACATGACTCACGTCCAGGACCTGATTGTCCGCAACAATTTGGTGTACAACAACCTGTCCGGCGGGATCACGGTCTACCAGGACGCCGGCTCGTTCGGCCAGGGCTCCAAGAAAGTGCTGATCACCGGCAACACGGTGTTCTTCCGTCCCGAGGAGGGCCGCAGCGGGTTGAATGTCAACGCCAGCAGCGAGAAAGTGGCGATCCTGGGCAACGTTTTCGTTTCCGGGGGACGGCGGGGGGTGATGGAGATAAACGCCGGCGGCCTGGGCAGCGTGTTCAGCGACTGCAACCTGTTCTGGGGCGTCGACAGCAGCCAGGCCGTGGAGCGCTGGGACCGGCGTCTGAGCCTGGACGGGTGGCGCACCCTGACCGGCTGCGACAGACATTCACTGATCTCCTATCCCTATTTTGTCGCGCCCGGTGGCGGGGATTTCCATCTTTCGGCCCACTCCCCGGCAGTGGGGCTGGGCCCGGCCCGGCCGCAGGTGCTCGAGGTGTTGCGCGGCCTGGGCGGTTTCGAATGGGTCCTGGCCCGGCTGGAGGGCCTGCCCGCGGTGGA encodes the following:
- a CDS encoding right-handed parallel beta-helix repeat-containing protein, with the protein product MLLTLALCPPLSARTLYLSPSGDDNSLPRHGAFYKSFAAAAHYLEPGDTLFVSNGTYTGGVTLALQGRPEAPIVVRGESLDAVIEGSGRERDGILLQSAAWVRLENITVRGARRSGCSVRYCRNIAISGCRFADNEVWGIFTSFADDVLFENNECCGSKRQHGIYHSNSGDGFVIRGNRVHDNAGNGIHLNGDPEIEGGDGILNRGLVEGNVIWNNGRAGGAGINMTHVQDLIVRNNLVYNNLSGGITVYQDAGSFGQGSKKVLITGNTVFFRPEEGRSGLNVNASSEKVAILGNVFVSGGRRGVMEINAGGLGSVFSDCNLFWGVDSSQAVERWDRRLSLDGWRTLTGCDRHSLISYPYFVAPGGGDFHLSAHSPAVGLGPARPQVLEVLRGLGGFEWVLARLEGLPAVDLEGAARPDSTAPDAGAYQHRE